The Syntrophorhabdaceae bacterium genome has a window encoding:
- a CDS encoding 3-oxoacyl-ACP reductase FabG, translating into MKLEGKSAIVTGGGRGVGRAISVAFAREGANVVINYAGNQKAADEVVEIIKGMGRKAVAVKGDVGQEADAQKIVETCAEAFGSVHIVINNAGISKPSMMHKMSVDTWDEVVNVQMRGPWLMAKAASKYFMQQSYGRIVNVTSVAGVVGTIGQINYSAAKGGVISMTKSMARELAKFNVTANVISLGIVTTEMTHTISTDEKLKEIYTKRILLGRYADPEDVAPAFVFFASDDARYITGQLLCVDGGYGMT; encoded by the coding sequence ATGAAGTTAGAGGGTAAGAGCGCAATTGTAACGGGCGGCGGAAGGGGTGTTGGACGGGCTATCAGCGTGGCCTTTGCGCGTGAAGGCGCAAATGTGGTCATCAATTACGCCGGTAACCAGAAGGCAGCCGATGAGGTCGTCGAGATCATCAAGGGGATGGGGAGAAAGGCTGTCGCCGTAAAGGGCGATGTCGGTCAGGAAGCGGACGCGCAGAAGATAGTCGAGACCTGTGCCGAGGCCTTCGGCTCGGTCCACATCGTCATCAACAACGCGGGTATTTCCAAACCGTCCATGATGCACAAAATGAGCGTGGATACCTGGGACGAGGTCGTGAATGTCCAGATGAGAGGTCCCTGGCTCATGGCGAAGGCGGCTTCGAAGTACTTTATGCAGCAGAGCTATGGCAGGATCGTCAATGTGACCTCTGTTGCCGGCGTTGTCGGCACCATCGGTCAGATCAATTACAGCGCCGCCAAGGGCGGGGTGATCTCCATGACCAAATCAATGGCCAGGGAACTCGCGAAGTTCAACGTTACGGCCAATGTCATTTCCCTTGGCATCGTTACCACCGAAATGACACATACCATATCGACGGACGAGAAACTCAAAGAGATCTACACCAAACGGATCCTTCTTGGAAGATACGCGGACCCGGAAGATGTCGCGCCGGCTTTCGTATTTTTTGCTTCCGATGACGCCCGCTACATTACGGGCCAACTGCTGTGCGTGGATGGCGGTTACGGAATGACGTAA
- a CDS encoding enoyl-CoA hydratase-related protein, translated as MPVVLESLRDDVFTITLNRPDKKNAMDLDLLKGLYEALKNAAGEQAPFVVIRGSGGAFCSGGDIIAFKEAKDAEALIDAEAGVLNESIKMIRSIPAVVIAVMEGVAVGAGVGLALACDLSIATKKTIMNMGYRRIGLTPDGGGSILLPRIIGAKLFNELYLFSRNVTMDEAKGLGLVNVVCDDAEVDGKLEELVRTLKALPMETMGKYKDLVNRSLFFGLETHLDLERRYVADLAATPLFKQRLDEFFRKK; from the coding sequence ATGCCGGTTGTACTGGAATCACTGAGGGACGATGTTTTTACGATCACGTTGAACAGGCCCGACAAGAAGAATGCCATGGATCTGGATCTTCTCAAAGGCCTTTACGAGGCGCTGAAGAACGCTGCCGGAGAACAGGCGCCTTTTGTCGTTATACGGGGTTCGGGCGGGGCATTCTGCTCCGGTGGTGACATAATCGCCTTCAAGGAGGCGAAAGACGCCGAGGCGCTCATCGACGCCGAGGCGGGTGTCCTCAACGAGAGCATAAAGATGATCCGCAGCATCCCTGCCGTCGTCATAGCCGTCATGGAGGGTGTGGCCGTGGGCGCCGGAGTGGGTCTGGCCCTTGCCTGTGACCTTTCCATTGCGACGAAGAAGACCATCATGAACATGGGGTATCGCAGGATCGGCCTGACCCCGGATGGGGGAGGCAGTATTCTGCTGCCCCGCATTATCGGGGCAAAGCTTTTCAACGAGCTCTATCTCTTTTCGCGGAACGTTACAATGGATGAGGCAAAGGGCCTGGGTCTCGTCAATGTCGTGTGTGATGACGCGGAAGTGGACGGGAAGCTCGAAGAGCTTGTCCGTACCCTGAAGGCGCTCCCCATGGAGACGATGGGCAAATACAAGGACCTCGTGAACCGCAGCCTCTTCTTTGGTCTGGAGACACATCTTGACCTTGAACGCCGCTACGTGGCAGACCTTGCCGCGACACCGCTCTTCAAGCAGAGGCTCGATGAGTTCTTCAGGAAAAAATAG
- a CDS encoding MBL fold metallo-hydrolase — translation MGKHARLRLTVLCENIVANLRGIGEHGFSVFVETEGGAYLFDTGSGIGILRNSLTFERDLRSVKRVLLSHGHYDHTGGLKDVLSVTGPVEVHCHPAAFDEKYAVEHEEGGVKTRFIGMPERRESLESRGADFRLGSGFREIAGGVYLTGEIPRLSPFETGDRRLQVKNGDIFEVDTVPDDGALVVSTEDGLVVLLGCAHAGMVNTLEHVRKNLPGEPIRAVIGGTHWGALPEDAVDASIRAVGEMDIGSIGVCHCTGMAAAWRLIGEMGKRCFYASVGTVFEV, via the coding sequence GTGGGAAAACATGCGCGCCTCCGTCTCACCGTCCTGTGCGAAAATATCGTGGCAAATCTCCGCGGTATCGGGGAGCATGGGTTTTCTGTGTTTGTCGAGACAGAAGGTGGGGCCTATCTTTTCGACACCGGTTCCGGCATAGGCATCCTCAGGAACTCCCTCACCTTTGAGAGAGACCTGCGCTCGGTAAAAAGGGTCCTCCTGAGCCACGGCCACTACGATCATACCGGCGGTCTGAAGGACGTTCTCAGCGTGACGGGACCCGTAGAGGTCCATTGTCACCCTGCCGCTTTCGACGAGAAATACGCCGTGGAGCATGAGGAAGGCGGGGTAAAGACCCGTTTCATCGGTATGCCCGAAAGGAGGGAGTCTCTTGAAAGCCGCGGTGCTGACTTCCGCCTGGGTTCCGGCTTCCGCGAGATTGCGGGCGGGGTATATCTCACCGGCGAAATACCGAGGCTTTCACCCTTCGAGACGGGTGACAGGCGCCTTCAGGTTAAAAATGGGGACATCTTCGAGGTCGATACGGTTCCTGACGACGGGGCCCTCGTGGTGTCGACGGAAGATGGACTGGTGGTTCTTCTGGGGTGTGCCCACGCCGGCATGGTCAACACCCTCGAGCACGTCCGCAAAAATCTTCCCGGCGAGCCCATCCGGGCCGTGATCGGCGGGACGCACTGGGGAGCCCTCCCTGAGGACGCCGTTGACGCATCGATCCGGGCGGTTGGTGAAATGGACATAGGTTCCATCGGTGTGTGCCATTGCACGGGTATGGCCGCCGCGTGGAGGCTCATCGGGGAGATGGGGAAGCGCTGTTTCTATGCTTCAGTGGGGACGGTCTTTGAGGTGTGA
- the had gene encoding 6-hydroxycyclohex-1-ene-1-carbonyl-CoA dehydrogenase gives MADVPKTIKQWQMVQPTVFNRETKETTPGKLEMAEIPVPELKAGEVLVEIAGCGVCHTDLGYFFDGVPTVSKPPLALGHEIAGTVIAGDPAWIGKEVIIPAVMPCRQCILCKTGRGNRCLAQKMPGNSIGVYGGFASHIVVPTIDLCLVQDKKGYALEQLAVVADAVTTPYQASKRADLQPGDNVIIIGATGGVGVYMSQTAKALGAKTVIGIARNPEKLKRALDYGCDHVISTLDKTNKDLVGEWRTYCKANGLANTGWKIFEVTGSKAGQELALDLLSFVGKLILVGFGMAKSEYMFSKLMAFDAEVIGTWGCLPEYYPIVLDMVLSKKIKIDPFVEVRPMSTIAATFEEIHKAGSPAKRVVLKPDF, from the coding sequence ATGGCTGATGTACCAAAAACAATAAAGCAGTGGCAGATGGTGCAACCCACCGTATTCAACAGAGAAACTAAAGAGACGACACCGGGTAAGCTGGAGATGGCAGAGATCCCTGTTCCCGAACTGAAGGCAGGCGAAGTCCTGGTTGAGATCGCCGGGTGCGGCGTATGCCACACTGACCTTGGATATTTCTTTGACGGAGTTCCCACCGTCAGCAAACCCCCTCTGGCACTGGGCCATGAGATAGCCGGTACCGTTATCGCCGGCGATCCGGCCTGGATCGGCAAAGAGGTTATCATCCCCGCCGTTATGCCTTGCAGGCAGTGCATCCTTTGCAAGACCGGCCGGGGCAACAGGTGCCTGGCGCAGAAAATGCCCGGCAACTCCATAGGCGTATACGGTGGTTTCGCAAGCCACATCGTGGTTCCGACGATAGACCTTTGCCTCGTACAGGACAAGAAAGGCTACGCCCTGGAACAGCTCGCCGTCGTAGCGGATGCAGTCACCACCCCTTACCAGGCATCCAAGAGGGCAGACCTTCAGCCTGGCGATAATGTCATCATCATCGGCGCAACCGGCGGCGTGGGCGTATATATGTCCCAGACCGCAAAGGCGCTCGGCGCAAAGACCGTTATCGGTATCGCAAGGAATCCCGAGAAACTGAAAAGGGCATTGGACTACGGGTGTGACCACGTCATCAGCACCCTCGATAAAACGAACAAGGATCTCGTTGGCGAGTGGAGAACCTACTGCAAAGCCAACGGCCTTGCCAACACGGGCTGGAAGATCTTCGAGGTTACCGGCTCCAAGGCCGGCCAGGAACTCGCCCTCGACCTGCTCTCATTTGTGGGCAAACTCATTCTCGTCGGCTTCGGTATGGCGAAGAGCGAGTATATGTTCTCCAAACTGATGGCCTTCGACGCCGAAGTCATCGGCACCTGGGGCTGTCTGCCCGAGTACTACCCGATCGTCCTCGACATGGTCCTCAGCAAGAAGATCAAGATCGATCCCTTTGTTGAAGTAAGGCCCATGAGCACCATCGCGGCAACCTTTGAAGAGATCCACAAGGCGGGTTCGCCTGCAAAACGCGTTGTCCTGAAACCTGATTTTTAA